GAACGCCATGGACGGGTACCACTTCTCGCCGACCCACAACACCTTCGTCGGCTACCTGCGCGAGTCCGGCTTCGCCGTCACCGACGACAACCAGTACGCCTACAACCTCGGCAACGGCCACTCGCTGCTGGTGCTGACCGGTCACGGCGGCCGGATCTCCATGGTCTGGGAGCCGCGCTTCGGCGAGGACGAGCGGGTCCGCACCGAGGAGCACCGCGCCGAGATGGTGGAGCGCCTCGGCGAGGAGCGCGCGCACTACATCGCCGACGAGAGCCACATCCTCTTCGTCTTCCCGAACCTGCTGCTCTTCGACATCGAGGGCCTCTCGATCCGGCAGCTGGAGCCGGTCGCGCCGGGCCACACCGATGTCCGCGCCTGGCAGCTGGTGCCCCGCGAGGAGCACCCGGACTCCCGGGCGCTGCGGATGAAGACCGTGGTCAGCTTCGTGGGCCCCGGCGGCCTGGCGACGCCTGACGACATCGAGGCGTACGAGGCCGTCCAGCGGGGCATCGAGGCGACCAGGGGCGCCGGCGACCTCGACTACAGCGACATGTCGCGCGGCATGCGCGACGAGGTCAAGGGCGAGCAGGGCCGCTCGATCGACGAGGGCGCGATGCGCGGCTTCTGGCGGTACTGGGAGGAAGCCGTCGGCGGCGGCCTCGCGGTGACCGGTGACCGGCCGGCCAGCTTCCTCGAGGGGAGGGACGTGCGATGACGCAGGCAGACGTGCGCGGCTCGATCGAGGTCGCCGGACGCACCATCACCCGCGGCGACATCGAGGACTTCCTCTACGCGGAGGCCGACATCCTGGACGCGTGGGACTACGACGGCTGGTTCGCGCTCTTCGAGGAAGGCGCCCGCTACGAGGTCCCGACCACCGACTACCGCGGCTGGTCGCTGCACACCGGCGGCTCGTTCGTCGACGACGACTACGACCTGATCAAGGCCCGGGTGAAGCGGCTGAAGTCGCGCAAGGCGCATGCGGAGAACCCGCACTCGCGCACCCACCGGCTGATCTCCAACGTCCGGCTCTTCCCGGGCGAGGAGGAGGGCACGCTGCGGATCCGCGCGTCCTTCGTCGCGCACCGGGCCCGCGACGGGCAGTTCGACACATACGTCGGCTGGTACGAGCACGTCGTCGTCCCGACCGACGCGGGCCTCAAGTATCGACTGCGCCGGACGATCCTCGGCCACGAGGCGCTGCCCGTCGGCGCCCGACTGAGCTTCATCCTCTGACGGCAGGAGCGGCCCGATGATCCGACACACCCTGCTCTTCCGGTTCGCCGACGAGGTCCCCGCGGGGACCAGGCAGGCGATCCTGGCCGAGCTGGAGACCTTCCCCGAGCGCTATCCCGCGATGCGGCACTGGTCGATGGGGGAGAACATCAGCAGCCGGGACCAGACCTACACCCACGGCATGTCGGTCGAGTTCCCTGACGAGCAGGAGCTGCTCGCCTACCTCAACAGTGAGTCGCACGAGCAGTTCGTGCGCGAGAAGTGGCGGCCGGTGATCGCCGACCAGGCGATCGTCGCCTACGAGTTCGCGGGCCCCGAGGGCGACGCGGGAAGGGAGGGACGCGTGACCCAGCGTCCACGCGGTCCGTACGGCATGGAGTACGCCCGCATCGAGGTTCCGGACATGCAGGCGACGATCGACTTCCTGCAGTACCACGTCGGGCTCCAGCTCGAGCAGCACACCGACGAGTACGCCTACCTGCGGGCCGACATCGAGCACCACGCGATCGAGCTGATCAGCGCCCCCGAGCGCACGGACGGCTGGACGACGGCCGTCGGCTTCAGCGTCGAGAGCGAGGAGGTGCTCGAGGAGATCAGGCAGCGCGCCATCGCCGCGGGTCAGGAGATCCTCCCGCTCCAGGAGCGCCAGCAGGCGCTGTGCGACAACGGCTTCGCGCTCGCCGACCCCGAGGGTCTGCTCGTCGAGCTCTTCACCGAGTTCCAGGAGTACGCCGAGCCGCCGAGCATCGAGATCCGCCCGCTCGACCTGGTCCACCCCTTCCTCGCGACCACCAAGTACGAGGAGATGCTGGACTTCTACATCAACGTGCTGGGGTTCATCCCGTCCGACCACATCGTCGGCTCGGCGACCTTCCTGCGCTGCGAGGACCGCTACCACCACAGCCTGGCGATCCAGAAGAACGACGAGCACTACGTCGCGCACCTCTGCTTCGCGATGAAGAGCCTCGACCACGTCATGCGGATGCGCGCCCGCGCGCTCTACAAGGGTGCGCCGATCGCCTCGGACATCGTCAACCACTCGGCATCGACGTCCATCGCGTTCTACCTGCACGACAAGAAGTTCGGCCCGCGCTTCGAGCTCTGCGACAGCCACCGGGTGTTCACCCCGGAGGAGCACGAGACGCACCGGGCCCGGAAGATGCCCGCCGACCCGCGCAATATCGACGTGTGGCGGCCGGCATCGGACGACTGGGGTCGTTTCTGACCGAGGTCCTGGTCGAGCTCCTGGGCGTGCTCGACCAGACGCCGGCGCCCCGTGGCCGCGAGCGACGCGCGGCCACGGCGCTGGCGCAGTGGTGCGGTGAGCGGTGGCCCGCGATCACCTGGACCGTGCAGCCCTACGGCGTCGAGGGTGCCAACCTGGTCGGGCACGCCGGGCCGGGGCCGCTGCTCTACTCGCACCTCGACACCTCCCTCGACGGGGAAGGGATCTCCGATCCCCTCGTCACGGGCCGCGACGACCCGGTCGGTCCACTCCGGGTCGCCGACGGCACGGCCGAGGGGTTCGGGCTCGGCGTCGCCCGAGCGCCGGCGGCGGCGGCGTTGGCAGCCTTCGCCGCCGCCGGCAGGGGCACGCTCCTGCTCGCCGGCGGGGGCACCCACCGCCGTGGCGGTCGGGGCGAGGGCGTCCGCGCCTTCCTCGCCGACGCCCCCAAGATCCCCTCCGCGATCGTCGCCAAGGGCGGTCCACGCGGACTGCTCTGGGAGGAGCCGGGCGCGGCCTATCTCCGGGTCCGGGTCACCGGCACCTCCGGGGCCGCGCTCGCCCCCGCGTCGGCGACGCCGGCCGGCGGCGTGCTGCGGCACGCGGGCGTCGTCCTCGACGCGATCGAGCGGTGGCGGGAGCGCTATCTCGCCAGCCGTACGCCGGTCGGCCAGGTCGGCGCCCAGGTCGGGGTGGGGGCTCTGCGCGCCGGCTGGCCGGACAAGCCGGACCTGCTGCCGGCCGAGCTCCTCATCGACCTGTACGTCGTGACCGTGCCCGGTGAGCGCCCGTCCCGGCTGGCCACCGAGCTGACCGCCTGCCTGCACGCGCTGCTGGCGACGACCCCCCTGGCCGGCTGTGGCTGTGTGGTCGACGTCGAGTGGCTGCACGGTGCGCAGGCCACCGAGGCCCGCGCGCCCGTCGTCCGGGCGGCGCAGGACGCCTGGGAGCACGTCTTCGGCGAGCCGGTGCCGCACATCGTCGGCTGGACCGGCTCGACCGACGGCGTCGTCCTGCGTGAGCACGGGATCGACACCGTGCGCGTCGGCCCGCAGAGCCTACGATCGTCCTCCGATCCGCGTCGCGATGTCGTGGACCTGGCCGAGCTGGAGCGCTACCGCGAGCTCTACACGGCCCTCCTCGCGGGTGACCATCACCCGCACCAGAGGGCGCCGCGGGCCCGGCACGACCACGAGCACCACCACTGACACCCGGAGGTTGCTCCACGCCGCCTTATCGAGGGCGATATATCCAGCTACGATCGGAGTCGTGGACATCCGGGCAGAACGACGTGCGGCAGGCCTGACCCAGGCCGAGCTGGCGGCTGCCGCTCAGGTGCCGCAGCCCAACCTGTCGGCGTACGAGAACGGGCGACGCGTCCCCAGCCCCGAGGTCGAGGGTCGGATCCGCCGGGCTCTGGTCGGTCGCCCGTCGGCTCGTGTGCAGCGGCACCGCGCGTCGATCCGCGAGATCGTCACGGCTCACCATGCGACGCGGCCGCGGCTGGTGGGCTCCGTCGCGCGCGGAGAGGACGAGCCGGGCTCCGACGTCGACCTGCTCGTCGACTTCACCGAC
This region of Nocardioides sp. L-11A genomic DNA includes:
- a CDS encoding Dabb family protein; the encoded protein is MIRHTLLFRFADEVPAGTRQAILAELETFPERYPAMRHWSMGENISSRDQTYTHGMSVEFPDEQELLAYLNSESHEQFVREKWRPVIADQAIVAYEFAGPEGDAGREGRVTQRPRGPYGMEYARIEVPDMQATIDFLQYHVGLQLEQHTDEYAYLRADIEHHAIELISAPERTDGWTTAVGFSVESEEVLEEIRQRAIAAGQEILPLQERQQALCDNGFALADPEGLLVELFTEFQEYAEPPSIEIRPLDLVHPFLATTKYEEMLDFYINVLGFIPSDHIVGSATFLRCEDRYHHSLAIQKNDEHYVAHLCFAMKSLDHVMRMRARALYKGAPIASDIVNHSASTSIAFYLHDKKFGPRFELCDSHRVFTPEEHETHRARKMPADPRNIDVWRPASDDWGRF
- a CDS encoding aromatic-ring-hydroxylating dioxygenase subunit beta; this translates as MTQADVRGSIEVAGRTITRGDIEDFLYAEADILDAWDYDGWFALFEEGARYEVPTTDYRGWSLHTGGSFVDDDYDLIKARVKRLKSRKAHAENPHSRTHRLISNVRLFPGEEEGTLRIRASFVAHRARDGQFDTYVGWYEHVVVPTDAGLKYRLRRTILGHEALPVGARLSFIL
- a CDS encoding helix-turn-helix domain-containing protein, with protein sequence MDIRAERRAAGLTQAELAAAAQVPQPNLSAYENGRRVPSPEVEGRIRRALVGRPSARVQRHRASIREIVTAHHATRPRLVGSVARGEDEPGSDVDLLVDFTDEASLLDEVGLRLALTDLLQVPVDVIAADALREPLRSRMLSEAVAV
- a CDS encoding aromatic ring-hydroxylating dioxygenase subunit alpha encodes the protein MSSEVSERVAEPMLVEDWERLTFRVNREAYRSPEIFARERVDVWLRTWLYLGHETEIPDVNDFKVRTIAGRPLIFCRDTEGQVRAWLNSCPHRGTVLCRETEGSQRRFQCFYHAWTFNNDGTVAAIPDDGAYEDIESLQKNMMLRAVPRLEIHEGYVFISFNPDVPPLLEHLGDAADYMTMIEQQHASGVTTLPGVQLYSVRGNWKLAVENAMDGYHFSPTHNTFVGYLRESGFAVTDDNQYAYNLGNGHSLLVLTGHGGRISMVWEPRFGEDERVRTEEHRAEMVERLGEERAHYIADESHILFVFPNLLLFDIEGLSIRQLEPVAPGHTDVRAWQLVPREEHPDSRALRMKTVVSFVGPGGLATPDDIEAYEAVQRGIEATRGAGDLDYSDMSRGMRDEVKGEQGRSIDEGAMRGFWRYWEEAVGGGLAVTGDRPASFLEGRDVR